The following are encoded together in the Terriglobia bacterium genome:
- a CDS encoding TonB-dependent receptor has product MKNIQRVLVLSLVVLMAASALAQTAATAELRGTIKDPNGAVIAGATVTLRDQSKNVERTTQSDGAGEYVLLSVPPGSYTFTVTAKGFSKMVSNNVSLTVGQAAQYPVTLQIATTQTEVTVTTEPLLIETATTSTSTTIGQGRIENLPINGRNYVNFSLTNSQVQRDIAPSIGAAPTSGLNFGGQRARSNAVNVDGMDAVDNSVNGIRSTLSQEGVQEFQIITNGYEAEYGRASGGVVNIITKSGTNNFHGSAFGYLRNRNIQAVNPFSNTPDPAYTRAQAGIAFGGALKKDKTFYYFSFETTRRHETGFSTIGEGNFGLVPLGNAASFGLPAGSLVTPAQAQFLATVPISPLSVGYAQLAAGGSGVALAGTPGSLTPLGFFPTTGAPLPASFHGLLSQVGNYPVSEATDVYSLRMDHKFNANNSLMLRGGLSPSNVNGIQVNAQNQDFGQNAVSRTSTQNYHDGSIGVQETWILGSSKINDIHYQFSRRGLLYNFSSAPGGGDVAVNIPGFAFFGREPFSFVNRTEKRHQISDNFSWIKGRHSIKFGVDVNHLPVVADFTVNFGGIYNFGELGATSLSPAFAGAPNFSAVQAYGLGIPQVFIQGVGNPHDSFSLTSMGFFVQDSWRIGNRLTVNYGVRYDRESTPVFAAVNSISQAAQDALGITQGIPADNNNIAPRLGVAWDPKGDSKTIVRASYGLFYDHPLLALAFDSDVADGSQAPQFILFGGAPCNPTGPPSPLNALNLNATNAFQGLLGLGNCLPAGLASGLNYLGAQQRFNPAPNAPSLFTGQQYLGAGIPLISQPFGFPTGKGFQYGYAEQGSLGIEHDLGHEFALSAVYNFTGGHHLNRPINANPTNPRALIENWEKANAWAVANAQPLFTNPLTIATCNVGPAGPFVPPALLSFFRKSGFNPSLTTLFAACMPLANAVAAQYNLGVGAPVPFSDMVANFSNGSSVYHSMTVNLRKRMKNHFEFLASYTWSHAIDDSTDLQTLLSPQNDIRPDLERGNSTFDQRHRFVFSGVYQSGNRGEGFWGKVMSNWTVAPIIEFSSGRPFNIITGTDQNFNFSTSTDRPNAVAPGTPTNPCGNPTVASNASPTGAFQIPCFIDANPLDGVFTGSLDGNIGRNSGTRPMTIFTDMRFAKTIKFGDRIKLEGIMDAFNFINRFNVADVNSLYNEAGQATAAFDPRQFQFGLRLSW; this is encoded by the coding sequence ATGAAAAATATTCAGCGCGTTCTGGTGTTGTCGTTGGTGGTACTCATGGCCGCTTCAGCCTTGGCGCAGACCGCAGCCACAGCCGAACTGAGAGGCACGATAAAGGACCCCAACGGAGCGGTCATCGCGGGCGCCACGGTCACCTTGCGTGATCAATCCAAGAACGTGGAGCGCACCACGCAAAGCGATGGCGCCGGTGAATACGTGCTCCTCTCCGTTCCTCCTGGCAGTTACACGTTTACGGTCACGGCCAAAGGGTTTTCCAAGATGGTGTCCAACAACGTGTCGCTTACCGTGGGCCAGGCCGCGCAGTATCCGGTGACTCTGCAAATCGCCACCACGCAAACCGAGGTCACCGTCACCACCGAGCCTTTGCTGATTGAAACCGCCACCACCTCCACCAGCACCACCATCGGCCAGGGGCGGATTGAAAACCTGCCTATCAACGGGCGCAACTACGTGAACTTTTCGCTGACCAATTCCCAGGTGCAGCGTGACATCGCGCCCAGCATCGGCGCCGCCCCCACTTCAGGATTGAATTTTGGCGGCCAGCGCGCCCGCTCCAACGCCGTGAACGTTGACGGCATGGACGCGGTGGACAACTCGGTGAACGGCATCCGCTCCACCCTGTCGCAAGAAGGCGTGCAGGAGTTCCAGATCATCACCAACGGCTATGAAGCCGAATACGGGCGCGCTTCCGGCGGCGTAGTGAACATCATCACCAAGTCCGGCACCAATAACTTTCACGGCAGCGCGTTTGGCTACCTGCGCAACCGCAACATCCAGGCGGTGAATCCCTTCAGCAATACGCCTGACCCCGCCTACACGCGCGCCCAGGCCGGCATCGCTTTTGGCGGAGCGCTCAAGAAAGACAAAACGTTCTACTACTTTTCCTTTGAGACCACGCGGCGGCATGAAACCGGTTTCTCCACCATCGGCGAAGGTAATTTTGGACTTGTTCCCCTGGGCAACGCCGCTTCCTTTGGACTTCCCGCCGGCTCGCTGGTGACGCCGGCGCAGGCACAGTTCCTGGCCACCGTCCCCATCTCGCCGCTGTCGGTGGGTTACGCACAGCTGGCTGCGGGTGGCTCGGGCGTGGCTTTAGCCGGCACACCTGGATCGTTGACCCCGCTTGGTTTTTTCCCTACCACTGGCGCGCCGCTGCCTGCTTCCTTTCACGGCCTGCTGAGCCAGGTAGGCAACTATCCGGTTTCAGAAGCCACTGACGTTTACTCGCTGCGCATGGACCACAAGTTCAACGCCAACAACTCTCTGATGTTGCGCGGCGGACTCAGTCCCAGCAACGTGAACGGCATCCAGGTGAATGCCCAGAACCAGGACTTCGGACAGAACGCGGTCTCGCGCACCTCCACCCAGAACTATCACGACGGCAGCATCGGCGTGCAGGAGACGTGGATCCTGGGCTCCAGCAAGATCAATGACATCCACTACCAGTTCTCGCGCCGCGGCTTGCTCTATAACTTCTCTTCCGCGCCCGGCGGAGGCGACGTGGCCGTGAACATCCCGGGCTTCGCTTTCTTCGGCCGCGAACCGTTCTCGTTCGTCAACCGTACGGAGAAGCGCCACCAGATCTCCGACAATTTTTCCTGGATCAAGGGCCGCCACAGCATCAAGTTCGGCGTGGACGTCAACCATCTTCCCGTCGTGGCTGATTTCACCGTGAACTTCGGCGGCATTTACAACTTTGGCGAACTCGGCGCCACCTCGCTGAGCCCGGCCTTCGCCGGCGCGCCGAATTTTTCCGCCGTGCAGGCCTACGGTTTGGGCATTCCCCAGGTCTTCATTCAAGGCGTCGGAAACCCGCACGATTCGTTTTCGCTCACGTCCATGGGATTCTTCGTACAGGATTCCTGGCGCATTGGCAACCGGTTGACGGTGAATTACGGCGTGCGCTATGACCGCGAATCCACCCCGGTATTTGCTGCTGTTAACTCCATTTCGCAAGCGGCTCAGGACGCGCTGGGCATCACTCAAGGCATCCCGGCGGACAACAACAATATTGCGCCGCGGCTGGGTGTGGCCTGGGACCCCAAGGGCGACAGCAAGACCATCGTTCGCGCATCCTATGGATTGTTCTATGACCATCCGCTGCTGGCCCTGGCCTTTGATTCTGATGTGGCCGACGGCAGCCAGGCGCCCCAGTTCATCTTGTTTGGCGGAGCGCCTTGCAATCCCACCGGACCGCCTTCCCCCTTGAACGCGCTGAATCTCAACGCCACCAATGCCTTCCAGGGACTGTTGGGACTGGGCAACTGTCTGCCCGCTGGCTTGGCGTCAGGCTTGAACTACCTGGGCGCGCAACAGCGCTTCAATCCTGCTCCCAACGCGCCTTCGCTGTTTACCGGACAGCAGTATCTGGGCGCGGGCATTCCCTTGATCTCCCAGCCGTTTGGTTTTCCCACCGGCAAGGGCTTCCAGTATGGATATGCCGAACAGGGCAGTTTGGGCATCGAGCACGATCTGGGACATGAGTTCGCCCTCAGTGCGGTTTACAACTTCACCGGCGGCCACCATTTGAACCGCCCGATCAACGCCAATCCCACCAACCCGCGGGCGCTGATTGAAAACTGGGAGAAGGCCAATGCCTGGGCGGTAGCCAATGCTCAGCCGTTGTTCACCAATCCTTTGACCATCGCCACCTGCAACGTGGGCCCCGCCGGGCCGTTTGTCCCGCCGGCGCTGCTGAGCTTCTTCCGCAAGTCGGGATTCAACCCTTCGCTCACTACGCTGTTTGCCGCGTGCATGCCGCTGGCCAACGCGGTGGCCGCGCAATACAACTTGGGCGTAGGAGCGCCGGTCCCATTCAGTGACATGGTGGCCAACTTCTCCAACGGAAGCTCGGTCTACCACTCCATGACCGTGAACCTGCGCAAGCGCATGAAGAACCATTTTGAGTTCCTGGCGTCATACACCTGGTCGCACGCCATTGACGACTCCACCGACCTGCAGACCCTGCTCTCGCCGCAGAACGACATCCGTCCTGACCTGGAGCGGGGCAATTCCACCTTTGACCAGCGCCACCGCTTCGTTTTCAGCGGCGTGTACCAGAGCGGGAACCGGGGCGAAGGCTTCTGGGGCAAGGTGATGAGCAACTGGACCGTGGCGCCGATCATCGAGTTCAGCTCCGGACGTCCGTTTAACATCATCACCGGCACCGACCAGAACTTTAACTTCAGCACCTCCACCGACCGTCCGAACGCCGTGGCGCCCGGCACGCCGACCAATCCTTGCGGCAATCCCACGGTAGCTTCCAACGCCTCGCCCACCGGGGCCTTCCAGATTCCGTGCTTCATTGATGCCAACCCGCTGGACGGCGTCTTTACCGGCTCCCTGGATGGCAACATAGGACGCAATAGCGGGACCCGGCCCATGACCATCTTCACCGACATGCGCTTTGCCAAGACCATCAAGTTCGGCGACCGCATCAAGCTGGAAGGCATCATGGACGCCTTCAATTTCATCAACCGCTTCAACGTGGCGGACGTGAACTCGCTGTACAACGAAGCCGGCCAGGCTACCGCGGCGTTTGACCCGCGCCAGTTCCAGTTTGGCCTGCGGCTGAGCTGGTAG
- a CDS encoding transglycosylase SLT domain-containing protein — protein sequence MAPVAQKPAAAAVASPTPAPPAQPVQPPPEKADPVPATIAEAEKAYESGQANYKAGHLDAAKEDFNRAVDILMQGPVAIKSDERLQAEFDKITEEVSKLETTAFKAGDGFSEPPSEPAPIDEANLVEPSVDPKVKAKAEADLGRMQSDLPLMINDYVAGYISYFSTRGRPVFASALVRSGRYSQMIRRVFKEEGVPQDLIYLAQAESGFKPLALSRARARGMWQFMASRGVGYGLRRSWWVDDRQDPEKATRAAARHLKDLFNQFGDWYLAMAAYNSGPGNVQQAVRRTGYADFWELYKRNVLPGETKNYVPIILAMTIMSKNPAQYGLDGVQPEPAEQYDVERVNYPVDLRLVAECVDAPVDTLVELNPSLLRRTTPKDQPFDLHLPAGTREKYEAAIAAVPEDKRVAWRYHKVEPGENLTAIAKKYHTTERAVAQANNLEGNAIAVDVKLVIPVSASAAGLGKIVYSKYPSRYRTHTGDTVLSVAEDFGVPPDRLRRWNRLKGNQLSRGRVLVVYKPLGPGEPDRPPVRRKKSARPAGKTKAAAPAKRPTATHAAQGSKDNLSARSQ from the coding sequence ATGGCTCCGGTCGCCCAGAAGCCCGCCGCCGCTGCGGTGGCTTCGCCAACTCCTGCGCCGCCGGCCCAGCCGGTCCAGCCTCCGCCGGAAAAGGCCGATCCAGTGCCCGCCACCATCGCGGAAGCCGAGAAGGCGTATGAGTCCGGCCAGGCCAACTACAAGGCTGGCCACCTGGACGCAGCCAAAGAGGACTTCAACCGCGCTGTGGACATCCTGATGCAGGGCCCGGTGGCCATTAAGTCTGACGAGCGGCTGCAGGCGGAGTTCGACAAGATCACCGAAGAGGTCAGCAAGCTGGAAACCACGGCTTTCAAGGCCGGTGACGGCTTCAGCGAGCCGCCGTCGGAGCCGGCCCCCATCGATGAAGCCAATCTGGTGGAGCCTTCGGTGGACCCCAAGGTCAAGGCCAAAGCGGAAGCTGACTTGGGCCGAATGCAATCCGATCTTCCGTTGATGATCAATGACTACGTGGCCGGCTATATCAGTTATTTCTCCACCCGAGGACGTCCTGTCTTTGCAAGCGCGCTGGTCCGCTCCGGACGCTACAGCCAGATGATTCGCCGGGTCTTCAAGGAAGAAGGCGTGCCCCAGGATTTGATCTATCTGGCCCAGGCGGAATCCGGCTTCAAACCGCTGGCGCTTTCCCGCGCCCGGGCCCGCGGCATGTGGCAGTTCATGGCCAGCCGCGGCGTCGGCTACGGACTAAGGCGGAGCTGGTGGGTTGACGATCGTCAAGACCCGGAAAAAGCCACGCGCGCCGCCGCCCGCCACCTCAAAGATCTTTTCAATCAGTTTGGCGACTGGTATCTGGCCATGGCCGCCTATAACTCCGGCCCGGGCAACGTGCAGCAGGCCGTCCGGCGCACCGGATACGCCGACTTCTGGGAACTCTACAAGCGCAACGTGCTGCCGGGAGAAACTAAGAATTACGTGCCTATCATCCTGGCCATGACCATCATGTCCAAGAACCCGGCACAGTACGGTCTGGATGGAGTGCAGCCTGAGCCGGCCGAGCAGTATGACGTGGAGCGGGTCAACTATCCCGTGGATTTGCGACTGGTGGCCGAGTGCGTGGACGCTCCCGTGGACACGCTGGTGGAATTGAATCCCAGCCTTCTGCGGCGGACCACACCCAAAGACCAGCCCTTTGACCTGCATCTTCCTGCCGGGACGCGGGAAAAGTATGAAGCTGCCATCGCCGCCGTGCCAGAGGACAAGCGCGTAGCGTGGCGCTACCACAAGGTTGAGCCGGGCGAGAACCTCACGGCCATCGCCAAGAAATACCACACCACGGAACGGGCCGTGGCCCAAGCGAACAATTTGGAAGGCAACGCCATCGCCGTTGACGTGAAGCTTGTAATCCCGGTAAGTGCTTCAGCGGCCGGACTAGGCAAGATTGTCTATTCCAAGTATCCATCGCGCTACCGTACTCACACCGGCGACACGGTTCTCTCCGTGGCGGAGGATTTCGGCGTGCCACCAGATCGGCTGCGCCGCTGGAACCGGTTGAAAGGAAACCAGTTAAGCCGAGGCCGCGTGCTGGTCGTTTACAAGCCATTGGGGCCCGGAGAGCCGGACCGCCCGCCAGTGCGGCGCAAAAAGTCAGCCCGTCCGGCCGGCAAGACCAAGGCCGCGGCGCCGGCTAAACGGCCAACCGCAACTCACGCCGCGCAGGGCTCGAAAGATAATCTGAGCGCGCGTTCGCAGTGA
- the pckA gene encoding phosphoenolpyruvate carboxykinase (ATP), whose translation MSTIPAIDTNAAIETLLKSNRVYRNLHSGLLVEHSVRLNECQLSDNGALVALTGKFTGRTTADRFTVKDSITADKVAWGEINQPFDPEKFDAIFERVMEYLRGKELFVQDLYCGADPQYRMPVRVINEQAWQNLFVRAMFVRPTNEELKTHKAEFTVIGVPKMFTDPKRDGTKSEAFIAVNHARKLVLVCGSGYAGEMKKSIFSVMNFLLPQRNVFPMHCSANKGKDGVTALFFGLSGTGKTTISADPERGLIGDDEHGWSASGIFNFEGGCYAKTIKLSKENEPQIWNAIRFGSLLENVYIDPETHVPDYDDVRYSENGRCAYPVEYIDNAVIPGVGGHPKNVIFLTADAFGVLPPISRLNNDQAMYHFLSGYTAKVAGTEIGLKEPKPNFSTCFGAPFLPLAPKVYAEMLGRRLKEHGAQCWLVNTGWFGGPYGVGSRMKLPYTRAMVSAALAGKLKDVEFETDPAFGLSIPKSCPGVPAEFLHARDVWKDKAAYDKAAADLAARFIKNFEKFDVPDNIRAAAPGKKA comes from the coding sequence ATGTCAACCATTCCAGCCATAGATACCAATGCCGCAATCGAAACTCTATTGAAGAGCAACCGGGTTTACCGCAACCTGCACTCCGGTCTCCTGGTGGAACATTCCGTCCGCCTGAATGAATGCCAGCTGTCCGATAACGGCGCTCTGGTGGCGCTCACCGGCAAGTTCACTGGACGCACCACCGCAGACCGCTTTACGGTGAAGGACTCCATCACCGCCGACAAGGTCGCCTGGGGCGAGATCAACCAGCCCTTTGACCCGGAAAAGTTTGACGCCATTTTTGAACGCGTCATGGAATACCTGCGCGGCAAAGAGCTTTTTGTCCAGGACCTGTATTGCGGCGCCGATCCCCAATACCGCATGCCGGTGCGCGTGATCAACGAGCAAGCCTGGCAGAACCTGTTCGTCCGCGCCATGTTTGTGCGTCCCACCAATGAGGAGCTCAAGACCCACAAGGCCGAGTTCACCGTCATCGGCGTGCCCAAGATGTTTACTGATCCCAAGCGCGACGGCACCAAGTCAGAAGCGTTTATCGCGGTGAACCACGCGCGCAAGTTGGTGCTGGTGTGCGGCAGCGGATACGCCGGCGAGATGAAGAAGTCCATCTTCTCGGTCATGAACTTCCTTCTGCCGCAGCGCAACGTTTTCCCCATGCACTGCTCAGCCAACAAAGGCAAAGACGGCGTGACCGCGTTGTTCTTCGGCCTCTCCGGCACCGGCAAAACCACCATCTCCGCCGACCCGGAGCGCGGCTTGATTGGCGACGACGAGCATGGCTGGAGCGCCAGCGGCATCTTCAATTTTGAAGGCGGCTGCTACGCGAAAACCATCAAGCTGTCCAAAGAAAACGAGCCGCAGATCTGGAACGCCATCCGCTTTGGTTCGCTGCTGGAGAATGTCTACATTGATCCGGAAACCCATGTCCCGGATTATGACGATGTTCGCTACAGCGAAAACGGGCGCTGCGCGTATCCGGTGGAATACATTGACAACGCCGTCATCCCCGGCGTTGGCGGACACCCGAAAAATGTGATCTTCCTTACGGCGGATGCCTTCGGCGTGCTGCCTCCGATTTCTCGTCTGAACAACGACCAAGCCATGTATCACTTCCTTTCCGGATACACGGCGAAGGTTGCCGGCACGGAAATCGGGCTGAAAGAGCCGAAGCCGAATTTCTCCACTTGCTTCGGCGCTCCGTTCCTGCCGCTGGCCCCCAAAGTTTACGCAGAGATGCTGGGACGCCGCCTCAAAGAACACGGCGCGCAATGCTGGCTGGTCAACACCGGCTGGTTCGGCGGCCCCTACGGCGTGGGTTCACGCATGAAGCTGCCCTACACCCGGGCCATGGTCAGCGCCGCTCTCGCCGGCAAACTCAAGGACGTGGAGTTTGAAACCGATCCAGCGTTCGGACTGAGCATTCCCAAGTCTTGTCCGGGAGTGCCGGCGGAATTCCTGCACGCGCGCGATGTCTGGAAAGACAAAGCGGCCTATGACAAAGCTGCCGCCGACCTAGCTGCGCGCTTCATCAAGAACTTTGAGAAGTTTGATGTGCCGGACAACATCCGCGCTGCGGCTCCGGGAAAGAAGGCATAA
- a CDS encoding NAD(P)H-quinone oxidoreductase, which translates to MRAAWIARFGGPEVLEVREVPIPKINDDQVLVRVRASALNRADLLQRQGKYPPPPGCPVEIPGMEFAGEVAEVGAAVRTWKPGQRVFGLLGGAAQAEYVATHELLLAEIPSNLSWAEAAAVPEVFITAHDAMWIQARLRPGETVLINAVGSGVGLAAVQLARAIQAVPFGTSRTPDKIDQAREYGLEDGLTVRDNFDDLVAAAEKWTAGKGINVMIDLVGGPHIKAAQKLLGAKGRLILVGTVGGAASELDARYVMSKRLEIRGTVLRARSLEEKIQVTRAFAAEVVPLLASGMLRPTIDSKFPLAEIGKAHARLESNETVGKVVVEM; encoded by the coding sequence ATGCGCGCAGCCTGGATCGCCCGCTTCGGCGGACCGGAAGTTCTGGAAGTCCGCGAAGTTCCCATACCGAAGATTAATGATGATCAAGTTCTGGTCCGCGTGCGGGCGTCCGCGCTGAATCGCGCCGACCTGCTGCAGCGCCAGGGGAAATATCCGCCGCCTCCGGGATGCCCGGTGGAAATCCCCGGGATGGAATTTGCGGGCGAAGTCGCCGAAGTGGGCGCGGCCGTACGCACGTGGAAACCTGGCCAGCGAGTCTTTGGCCTGTTGGGTGGGGCCGCGCAGGCGGAGTACGTCGCTACGCATGAACTGCTGCTGGCGGAAATCCCTTCGAACTTAAGCTGGGCGGAAGCCGCTGCCGTCCCGGAAGTTTTCATCACGGCGCATGACGCGATGTGGATTCAGGCGCGGCTGCGTCCCGGCGAAACCGTGCTGATCAACGCCGTGGGCAGCGGCGTGGGGCTGGCGGCGGTGCAACTGGCGCGCGCGATTCAAGCCGTCCCGTTTGGAACTTCACGCACGCCGGACAAGATTGATCAGGCGCGCGAATATGGCTTGGAAGATGGCCTAACCGTGCGCGATAACTTTGACGATCTGGTCGCCGCGGCTGAGAAATGGACGGCGGGAAAAGGCATCAACGTGATGATTGATTTGGTGGGCGGCCCGCACATCAAGGCCGCACAGAAATTGCTGGGCGCGAAAGGCCGGCTGATTCTGGTCGGGACCGTGGGCGGCGCAGCTTCTGAGCTTGATGCCCGCTACGTGATGAGCAAACGCCTGGAGATTCGCGGAACCGTTCTGCGTGCGCGAAGTCTGGAAGAAAAGATCCAGGTGACGCGGGCCTTCGCGGCTGAAGTTGTGCCGCTGCTGGCCTCGGGCATGCTGCGTCCGACGATTGACAGCAAGTTCCCGCTGGCCGAAATCGGCAAAGCACACGCGCGGCTGGAATCGAATGAGACGGTGGGGAAAGTGGTGGTGGAGATGTGA